Below is a genomic region from Brassica oleracea var. oleracea cultivar TO1000 chromosome C9, BOL, whole genome shotgun sequence.
GCAAAGGTCACTACCGTTCGTGCACTTCTAAAAATTATTGCGGTTAATAAATGGGAAGTACATCAAATGGATGTACATAATGTGTTTTTACATGGAGATCTTGAGGAAGAGGTTTATATGAAACTCCCATTGGGATTTCGTCATTCTCAGCCAAATAAAGTATGTCGTCTGCACAAGTCTTTATATGGTCTCAAACAAGCTCCACGTTGTTGGTTTGAAAAGCTAACGACAGCTTTAAAAGAGTTCGGGTTCATACAATCTTACTCTGATTACTCGCTATTTATTTACACCCGTGGGCAGATTGAAATGCGAGTTCTCGTCTACGTTGACGATTTATTGATTTGCGGTAATGATACTTCTTCGTTAAGCTCTTTCAAAGAATACTTGGGAACATGTTTCCACGTGAAAGACCTCGGAAAATTGAAATATTTCCTCGGTTTGGAAGTAGCTCGCAACGATGAAGGTATTTTTTTGTCCCAGCAAAAATATGCACTGGAGATTGTTAAAGACACGGGGATGCTTGGGTCCAAACCTGTCTACTTTCCCATGGAGCAGCAACACGGTCTCGCAAAAGACAAGAGCCCTTTCTCGGTCAATCCAGTTCGCTATAGAAGCCTAGTTGGGAGACTTATTTATCTCCTCATCACCCGATCAGATCTTTCATACTCGGTGCATACTCTTTCACAATTCATGCAGGCACCACGTGAGGCTCATTGGGAAGCTACTCTACGCATTGTCCGTTTTCTTAAGTGCACTGCTGGTCAGGGGATCATGTTTCGCGCCGACACAGACTTGACTCTGACTGCGTATTGCGACTCTGACTGGAACTCGTGTCCTTTGTCAAGACGATCATTGACTGGATATGTCACGTTTCTTGGTGGTTCTCCTATATCATGGAAATCAAAAAAGCAAGACAAGGTTTCTCGTTCGTCGGCTGAAGCCGAGTATCGCGCTATGAGACACACTTTGGATGAGATATTATGGCTTATACAACTGCTCAAAGAACTTCGTTTCCCGCACACAACCCCTGTTCATCTCTTTTGCGACAATCAAGCAGCTATATACATCGCAGCAAATCCGGTATTTCATGAAAGAACAAAGCATGTAGAATCTGATTGTCATGCGGTTAGAGATGCAGTTCTTGATGGAACAATCGCAAAACCTCACGTCCGCACTCATGAACAGCTGGCTGATCTTCTAACAAAGGCTTTAGGGAGACAACAATTTGAGCGTTTAGTGTCCAAGTTGAGCATTCTCAATCTTCATGCTCCAACTTGAGGGGGAGTATTGGGCTTAGTTAGTAAAGCCCGATAGGGTTTATGGTTAAACCGTCATACGGAATGTATATATATCTTTTGTACAAGTTTAAGATCACTAAGAAAACATATCAAGTTTATTTTACAGATTTCATACCCAAAACCCTAAATAAACTTTCTTCACTCAGGTTTCTTGGTGGCTTCAGGATTGTTGTCAGCATTTGAGTCATTGGTTGTCTTCAAGGAATCTTATGTCATTTTCTTCTCAGCTTCAGGACTGGTTAAATTCTTCTCAACGTCCTCACTCCTTGTACCTTAGGCAGGTTGTTCAGTATCTACAGCTAGAGGATACTACCTCATCCCTTGAGGTGTACCAGGAATTTCCACAGGCAATACACTCCAACTAAATGCATAAAAAATCAGAATGTGATTATTATGATCCATGAATATGCATAAGATCGTGCCGAGAATAGATGACGTAATATTGAAAGGCAAAAGAACCTGATAGCGATCTCGATGCCCAGCTTGAACGATATCTCTCAGGCCAACTTTAATATGACTGCATCTCGAGCATCTTACATCAGTCATCTGCATCAAAAGCCAACACATGGCATGGTCAAAGACAGTCTCCAACACAAATCCAAGAAACTCGATAAAACTTTGGCTGTCATAATTGAAAAAACCTGCATTCGTTCCGCATCATCAGGCTCATTCTTCTCTGTTTCCTCATTAGTTAGACCCACCTGAATCCCATAAAAAACAAATCTTATTAGTTTAAAGTTTAAGAAATAATCATTACTATTTACCCATTATAGCAGAAAGCAAGATTAAGATTAATCTGTTTACAAATATGATAGTAATATGATAGTATAACAATTCCCTAACCTTTAACTCAGTGGGTGACATGTTCGAAATCTTTTCAGGTTCTAACTCGCCACTGAGCAGTCGTTTAGCCAGCAGTGCAGTGTTCTACAGACAAAACAAAATGGAACTAATTTTCAATGATCATAAAGGCATACAAATTTTAGCATGTCATATAAGAATGTCACATTCAATTCATAGATCAACAACGGTTAAGAATATGGAGCATACGTGCAGAGATAATCATGAAATGGCATGAATGCAGATTCTAACCTTCAGATTGAATGCCAATGTCCTTATCCTTTGATTGTATTTAGAATAATCTGATGCATAAGAAACATTTATAGCCAGCTCAAGGGCACACACGGGAGAAACAGCAGCATCTGGCCAGAGAAAGCTCTCATCCTATCAAGCAGTTTAAACAAAAGGGTTAATGAAAGGTGAGTGCGTGAAAATAGAGACTATTTGGAACTCACATTTGCTTCATCACCAGCATTAAAGCATATGCTCTGGACTGCTTCCAGAAGCTTCGCCAAACATTCGTTACGATGAGAATTATCTGTTAGTGAATCAAACTTGTCTAAGATAGAATGATACTCTGATGAAATAGGAAAGACATCTTTGTCCTTTCTAAGATCAACATGAGGTTTTTTTACTTTCCCGGAAAATCTTTTAGCCTTCTCTACATCTTCTTCAGTTTCAAAGTCAGGAAGATCACCCAATCGCGCCAATGACTTATCCACAAAGAGGTCAATTTCACGTTGTTTTGCAACTTCATAATCCTTGTCAGTCAACTTCCACAGCTTCTTATCAACCGTATCATACACCTTTCGCACGATAAAACCTCTGCCACTCGGAAGTTGCTTATGTGCTGGAACAAAATTCACCACGCATCTTTGCATCACTGATTCTGCTGGGACCTCATCACGATGGAAACTGTAGAAACGTTCACGTGTATCATTTACTACCCATTTTCCACCATCCTTTTTCTTTGCATCTTCTTGACGATAAAACCATTGTACCAGAATCA
It encodes:
- the LOC106314726 gene encoding origin recognition complex subunit 1-like, encoding MVSCRRFAQVYSSDDEEDSLAKMLSQGQNSRRPKETMEGKMRKRKKVSLNEESDGEEEETERKKKKDDEETPPKELDPDDAKPVGEPVKVTGRGTHYGQFEYGGNRYKLEDSVLLHLEDNSLEPYVAIIKDITKRQDGSMMILVQWFYRQEDAKKKDGGKWVVNDTRERFYSFHRDEVPAESVMQRCVVNFVPAHKQLPSGRGFIVRKVYDTVDKKLWKLTDKDYEVAKQREIDLFVDKSLARLGDLPDFETEEDVEKAKRFSGKVKKPHVDLRKDKDVFPISSEYHSILDKFDSLTDNSHRNECLAKLLEAVQSICFNAGDEANDESFLWPDAAVSPVCALELAINVSYASDYSKYNQRIRTLAFNLKNTALLAKRLLSGELEPEKISNMSPTELKVGLTNEETEKNEPDDAERMQMTDVRCSRCSHIKVGLRDIVQAGHRDRYQLECIACGNSWYTSRDEVVSSSCRY